A portion of the Lolium rigidum isolate FL_2022 chromosome 1, APGP_CSIRO_Lrig_0.1, whole genome shotgun sequence genome contains these proteins:
- the LOC124680588 gene encoding auxin-responsive protein SAUR36-like, whose translation MISSKKLAQLSKRWQGIGAIGRRRVTTSDKHIHPSCSSVAGKGHFVVYSSDGSRFEIPLACLHTTVFEELLRMSREFGFTSDERITLPCDTATMEYVMCLLRREASEDVERALLSSLVMICHHPSRMMQLPSRLNQQIAVHSS comes from the coding sequence ATGATCAGCTCCAAGAAGCTGGCTCAACTTTCCAAAAGGTGGCAGGGTATTGGTGCCATCGGGCGAAGAAGGGTGACAACATCGGACAAGCATATCCACCCATCATGCAGCTCTGTTGCAGGCAAGGGTCACTTCGTTGTCTACTCCTCCGATGGGAGCCGATTTGAGATCCCCTTAGCGTGCCTCCACACGACGGTCTTCGAGGAGCTCCTGAGAATGTCTCGGGAGTTTGGGTTCACAAGTGATGAGCGGATCACCCTGCCTTGTGATACAGCAACGATGGAGTATGTGATGTGTTTGCTTAGGAGAGAGGCCTCAGAAGATGTTGAGAGGGCACTCCTCAGCTCCTTAGTGATGATTTGCCACCACCCAAGCAGAATGATGCAACTACCCAGCAGGCTTAACCAGCAAATTGCTGTGCACAGCTCCTGA